A genomic region of Candidatus Methanoperedens sp. contains the following coding sequences:
- a CDS encoding PIN domain-containing protein, whose translation MSLLLDTSALVAARNVKDRNHNKALEVMMPALQGDYGKLFVTDYIFDEALTLAYVRTGSKKFAYDIGKFAKAKPINFRFIEPIDFDKAWELYLQYEDKHLSFTDCTNIALMERLKIDIIFTFDMEFKGLVNLIAL comes from the coding sequence ATGAGCCTTCTACTCGATACCTCAGCGCTCGTCGCCGCAAGAAACGTTAAAGACAGAAACCACAATAAAGCTCTGGAAGTAATGATGCCTGCGCTTCAGGGCGATTATGGCAAGCTATTTGTCACCGACTATATCTTCGACGAGGCATTAACCCTCGCTTATGTCAGGACAGGCAGCAAGAAATTCGCTTACGACATAGGGAAATTTGCAAAGGCAAAACCTATAAATTTTCGCTTCATAGAGCCGATAGATTTTGACAAGGCATGGGAACTTTACCTTCAATACGAAGATAAGCACTTGAGCTTCACAGATTGCACAAACATTGCTCTCATGGAGAGACTTAAAATTGATATTATTTTCACTTTTGACATGGAATTTAAAGGATTGGTAAATTTAATAGCTTTATGA